TAATTAACTATGCTGTATTTTCATTCCATTTCAACTGGAAGACTGTGATGCATGCATCTGCCTTAACAAATATATTGTTGCTCCATTTACTCCCAATATGTTTTTTGCCCCATAGTTTCCATTTTTTGGTATGATGCAGTGCATTTCTGGCCCACTATTACAAACGTTCAtttataatcataataataatttgaatcATGATAATGCATCAAGTTTCATCTTCTATACCGCATATTTTACCTCAAGTTTCCACATGGTttgtataaataattttactgtcattaaaaaaaatcataatcatATTGTCcattcaaaattcaaataCGGTTGTTGATGAGTATATTGAAATGAGTTTGCAAGCATTTCTTTCAACTCACCCGGTGCGCGGATGACCTGGGCGAACCACAAGACGGAGAGCAGCCCGACTCCGCAGCAGCAGAACCGCTGGAAGGGCCGCCGGTGCCGGTGCCTCGCTGCTCTCATTCCTCTGCTGGCCGCATTCCCACAAACATCTGTTGCCCcctttttaaaatactttCTCGGAACAAACCACGACCAAACAGCAACACCACTATTACTACTACTgctaccaccaccaccactactGCACTTATTACTGTACTGCCAACTACCTCCCGCAGAgagcgtggaaaaaaaaaaaattagaataaTCAGGAAACGCTCCCACTTTGGTTTTCCAGCCCTCTGCACTCAGCGAGCTACGGTGCCACAAAGCTGCGACCACCTCGGAGTGAGTCACGGCGTAGTGGCGCGGCTGCTCGCGTTCACGTGAGCAGACTGAAAGGTCGACAGCAGCCCCCACAGTGAGGGGCAGCAACAGGAGGCGACATGCTGGGAGAACCCCCTTTtgcctccgcctcctcctttgACACCTCTCTTTAATGACCACGAGATGGCGATAAAACTCCATGATAGGGAAACGGGACAGCCCGCAAATAGCGCACAATAGTCACATTAACATGCATCGACCACGCACAGTGCCCTCTTGTGGTAAAATAGCGAGATGCAACCTGAACAAGAAGGCATTGACTCCATTATCGGTACAGATATTGAAAACAGTATCACTGAGCCCAATCTTCCTGTTGAGAGAAAGTGAATTTGCTGTACGTGGAGAAGTGAAATATTATATACAAATTTAAACAGTGTGTCTGTCTCTGTATTTATTGTGGAGTCAAACTGCTCTTGGGCCCCTCTTCTGTTGCGTGAGACACGGTTGGAGCTTCAAGTGAAGGCTCAGTGGTATGCTTCAACCCCAAATAAAGACATAGGCCGACCCATTGTTTTCATCATAAGTCTTCCCAATGTCAGTGAAGAGAGGGGAGAACATTCTTCTTGGGCTGTTGTTTAAGAAAAGAGTTACATGAGGAAAGACTAAGGAAATGCAATGTTTTATATGGTGGTGTCATGCTGTACTGTGAACATGACAGCAGCTTAAGTTACTTCGTATCGTTTGTGTCTTTAAAAATcaatggatttatttttaaacataataCCCGAGAAAAAAATAGGACATTCAACTTGATTGCAATGCATCATCAATTAAGCACCCATTTCCACTTTAATTCAGGTTTAGAAATCCTACAGTTGTCCGATTGCTTCACTTACAACATTTTGTTGTGAAGCCTCAGCAACCCCCACGCATCATCATCAAAATCATCTCAAATCTGTTTTGCTCACACATCAGATCAGATGTTAAGATTTTCATCTGCAACCAAAACCTCAAGTCAGTGCAAGCATGGGACAAAGAAATGAGAAAAGTGAGCTGGCTAAACATACATGAAAATTTCAGGTAGGCACAAAGTCAGAGAACTCGTACTTTGACCGTCCTTGCTCGTTAAggcgtacctaatgttgtTTAAGACCTTGTGAAAGCTAGAATATGAGCTTTACAGATATGATTTAATCACTGCTGGCTTCCTACGATAATACAAAGTCACATTTCAAACCAAGCACGCCTTGCCCCTCTCTGCTTGTTCACATTTTGCTTCCGATCAGCTTCCCTCAAGTTTCAACTGCGACAATAAAATCCACATTTGCATGATTAATAAGTTACATTttgacgcacacacatacacatacggAGGGAAAGTTTGGATGTTGCTTGGCACATTCTCATGCTTCACCGACCTCTCACAATCTAAACAACAATACGAGACACAGTTCTTCTCACACCGATAGTTCAGTCCAGAGGCTTCAGCATGTCCACAAGATCTGTATAACAGGAGCTGTACAAAGCATCCTCACATACGGATAATCATTATTAGATTCATCATTAAATCTCTATATACTGTATCTTAATATGCTGGTACCAGGTATTCACAGTGactctaaaataaaattacaagaGAAAACTTTGTACACCAAACAAGGGCATTGAGAGTCTAAGTAGATGTTGGAAACGCAATTGATAAAAGGATCTTGATTCTGAGCTGCCCGGGCGTTAGTTGGCACTGAGGAAAACCAGTcagtctctttttttaaacacgtcATGTTGGCGGTGGgcccacacaaacaaaaaaaagtgaggtaAGATAAGAGCACAAgcagaaaaaatcaaatccaatATGTGCCTCTGTCCAGTGCTGATTTTACCCAAAAAGTGCAAAGAATctagaaagacaaaaaaaaaaatcaagtttgGAAGATTTCCTCTCACTGCTACCACTTAAAGGCCAGCCAGCAGTCACAGACCATTGTATTCTAGTTTGATATTTGTTTCATTGACACAAAATCTATCAAAGCTGCCGTTTGGCGCGCCGAGGCCAGTAGGAGGAGAACTTCTACAGTATGGCTGCTACAATATTAAGTGAGGTTCGAGGAAAACAAGTTGTGGAAGGAAGCTGTTCTTTCCTGCCATTGTGTGTCTTCAAGGGAGGCTGACCCCCTTTTTCAGGCTCATCTTATTTGTCCTCATATGTGCAGGTTTCCCTCTTTTTAATTACTCAAGGGATTATTAGCAGCATCCCTTTCTAAAACTTGAGTACAGTACTACTAAGAAGCAAGAGATTGGCATTCTAGAGAGGCTTTCAATTGGCCCCCTTTTCCTCAgattttttaaacacaccttCCACACGATAATGTAACACTACTCATCACATTTAACACACGCTACACGCACACATAGTGTACATGTGATTCTATAAGCTGTCTGTGTACACTTTTGGTCAATTTTCAGATAAACATGCTCTCAGTCGTAACTTCAAATGGAAGTGCTGATctgcccagcttgtcaagtatTTGAAGCAAAGTACAGTAAGAGATGTGCACACGCACCCACACATAAAGAGATCATAGCAGAATAACAGCAGCCAGAAGTACACACTTGCAAGGGAATGTCATTACTTTTCAGGGTCCATTTGCATACACCTTCACCAGCAGGCAAGTCCAGTCGGAGGATGTGGACGTGCGTCAGGGGGACGGATCAGATCACACGCACATCGTTCTGCTGATTGTTGTTTGCCGGAGTTGCTTTTAGAGGAGGCGGCGTGCGCTAACTGGGTTTGTTGACGTTGCACAGCAGCTCGGTGACTTTGATGAGGCGTGCTACCGTGCTCTGCGATTCCTCCTGCAGCCGCTGGTTGTTCTGCCGCAGGCTCTGCACCTCGGCCTGCAGCACCGCCTTGTCCTCCTTCTCCTGAAAGACAcgggcacacaaacaaaaacaaaaggccaaCTCTCAGATCGCTGCGTGTGGCAGGAACaaaaagggggagggaggtGGAGGTAGGGTGGGGATGGGGGTTGTGGTCAAATGTGTGTCAGTGAATGACAGCTCGAAATATGAGGCATCGCAGATTACAAgctataaaattaaaattctcaaacaaataacaatacCCAACcacctaataataataataataacaataataataataataatgcatcagATCAATGGTTTCGAAAGTCACCCATAAAATGAGTCACAATTGAAAAGAGTCACAGTTGCTGTCCCAGTCAAGAGCTTTTATAAATAACTTTTCATATAAATTATAGGGAGGAATAAAagttttgtacacacacatCGAGTAGACACAAATTCTGTACAGTATTGACAATTCTCAATGCAAGGCAACTTTGTGTTCAAAGTATTTTCGTCAAGCAGCGTTTTGCTGCAAGAAAAGAAGTCCACAGTAAACTTTCTGGCGCAGCACATACAATTTTCCACACAATTTTCTACATGCACATAACATGGACTACGTTCAACCAAgtgtaaaagcaaaaatactgATTACAGCCTTCAGTGGTATTTAAATAACAACAGGAGTGGCAGCAGATTCACCCAAACGTAGAACATTTGACAGTactagtggaaaaaaaaacagtgtttGTATTTCATATCTGCACTGAGTTGGCTGCCTCTATAGTAAAGGTAGTTGCATTGCTGGGAGGCCTTGAACATGTAAACAAGACACAAAATCACCTGGCACAACATTTGTTCCCACCTGCTGAATCTCCTGTGCAATTCAGTGGAAATGCTAAAAGAGCCAAGATGAAAATCAAAGCACCTTTTGCAGGTCATCCTGCAGCTTCTTCAGCATGGCCTCCAGTTGTGACACTTTCTCCTCAAGGTAGCCTGGAGAGTCACTGCAGCACACAAGAGCAGTGACACAAGTCATACATTTGCTTATGGGTTCATCATTGGGTACATGCTAGTTTCATGCTGTGAGTGCTTTAGGACTAGCTCTTTGTAAGTGCTTTGTCGCCATCTTCTGGTAACAATACACAGTTATAAATCCCTTTTATGTGGACTCGTCAGTTATTTGtggatttttgctttttgaggCAGGGCTTGCATGGTCCCCCTGGATCTTTATGGAGATAAGAGATATTAGGACAGCATTTGTTGCACAGCAACCGTGACCCACCTTTCCTTTGTGTTGAACTTGCCATCCGTGTCAGTTCCTGATTGGTCTCCAGCTTTACGATCTGTGACAAGAGAAACATTAAATCATATCACACTTACTAAAAGAGCATCCAGTAGCAGATTTGAGCTATTTTCTCagcaaaattgatttttgtagtttttattttagtagGTCATTACAGGTTGTACGTCTTCCATTTGccattccctttttttttttttaacgaccATAACCACAAATCAGTGAAGCCATTAGCTTCCCTCCTGATGATTATTTGACATTCACATCATTGCACGGTTAAATAGCTGCTCACCCTCGCGTGACAGCGCCTCCAGGATGCTGCGGCAGGCTGTGGCCAGGTCAGCGATGGACTGCCACTCTTCTTCGGTGGAATCCGTCGTCTCGGAGAGAACTGAGAGCAAGATTTTAAAATGAGTGCAGCCGCAGTGTGAAATACTTTTTAATATAATGCATCTGGGGCAGGAGAACACTGCGACAGCACTTTGCAGACACTCTCATTTTGGATTGAAGGTTTTTGGGAAAAAAGGTCGCCACAAGGTGGTGCTGTTGTGTTAAGGCTGATTGGATGTAGCTAAACTGCTTGATGCTTCTGCAGATGTTTTAGTCTAGACTGAATGTagggcaattttttttttttgctcgtgTAAATGGGAAATGAGGACTTTGATAATCAAGTACAGACGTGAGAATGATTATTTAGGGTATCGCCATTATAGCTGGCCAAAAGCAATCCTAATTGCCATAATTGATAAGGTACCTTGTGATCTGACAGAAGGCAAACTAATCCATTGGTTTTATTGATGGCCTCCTCACATATGATCATAAATCATCTGCGGAGTGGGTGTCCAGTCATGGCTGTTAAATGGTGAGGTTGATAGTCTCAGAGGAGGCACAGCAGATGGCATTAGGAGTGTCTTGAACTAAAACTCCACCCCTCCCACCACCCATCTGTCCCCCTTTTCATCACAGCCCTGGCAGGGGGTGGCAGCAGAGCAAGGGGTGATATTAGATTAGCGGAAAAAGGGggcaggatggatggatggaaggaaggatggGCGGAAGGACAAAGGGGATGCAGTGGGGAGCAGAGGGATGATCATGAAAAGAGCGGTTTAACACAGATATGGGGGGAGGAAAAGGCATTTGAGGCACAAATCAAGCAGAGATGATTTCCAACCGTTTCATTGGAGCAGCTTTGttcaacaatgttttttttttttttaaatgtttgcagaaaatatatatttttttaaatacagctGTCTGATGAATTTGTGCAtatgtacctaatgttgtgtccaatgagtgtgtatgtgcctTCCATTAATCAGCTTTGCAAGTCTTACTCTTGGTGATGGAGTTGTGAAGACTTAAGGCTCGTGAGTTCCTCTCAGCTCGGTCCACACATGACAACCTTGAGGAGGACAGAGACGATTCGCTCGCTGAAGCTTTCTCATCACCAAAGTCGCCAATGAACTGGGAGGCAAAGAGAGATTTAAAAGGCGAGCAACGGCATTGAACAGAATCTAAATCATGCCCTTGCGTTTTGCTAGATCACCTGCTCGTCCTCCAGGGCAAATTTGGGCTTGGCCGCCAGTATTAGATCGGGCGCGTTATCTATCAGCTCACCGACATTTTCGTAGATGTGGCGGTTCTCTTTCAAGGCCACGTTGTCATAAATGTGTCTGTAAGAAAGATAAAGATGGCATgagagggagaaaaacaaaaacaaagcaaatctGCTGTTAAATCTTGGTGACATTTATATCCACTGCAGATGTCAAAGCTCAAGAGAATTCAAACCACTCAAACAAGTAATCCGCAGGATTGCATTCTGTGTGCTGTTCTTATCTAACACACCGCAAAGCACTTGTTTGTCTCACTAACTCACCCCTCGGATGTTTGGCTGTAGGATGAATGCCTCTCTAAAGAGAAGCTGCGTGTGAGCTGCGAGCACTCCTGCTCCTGAGTGGACGTTTGGTCCTGCAGGGAGGTGGCCCGTAATAAGGGCAGGCTTGGTGGCACCAGGAGCGAGTCCGGGTCATCTCTTTCACTTTGCCCTTGATGCTCTTCTGCCCCATCGCCTTCCACCTGGTCCTCGGCTGCGTCCGCCTCATTAACGCTATCCTCCTTAGGCTGCTTGTCCCCGTCTTCCTCTTTTATCTCCCGCTCATCAAGCACCCAGGCCTCACCGGACTGGTCCTCGCCAGGCTTACACTCAGCATCCTTGATGGCTTTCTGGTACAGCTCAGAGAAGCTCCTAAAGAACATTAAGAAATCGAATCAGAGTTTCTCCTACTTGATATATTACCTTCCCTGTTCACTCGGCAGCTTCTCCCACCTGCGGGGTTTCCCGTTCTCGTCTGGCGGGATGACGGTGATGTGGATCTTGTGCGCCGTGCGGAGCAGCCTGCTCCTCTCTTCTGTGCTGAGGTGGACCAGAGAGTGGCCGCATAGGCGCACCACGCGAGCCCACAGCTGCAGCCCGCCGCTCTCGGCATAGCAGAACCGCTGCAGCTCTGTCACAAAGCCCTCCTCGTTCATCAGAAAGCCAGGCTGGCCCACGCCGTCACGGAGCGGGGTGACCTCCAGGGCCTCACACCCCCGAGTAACCAACTGCAGATGAGGGGAGGATGCAGACTTAAATGCATGGCCAAAAGCGGTTTATAGACCGAAATGATGATTAAAAGTTATGACTGATGGTCATTATGACACTGTCGAAATTGCCCAACGGTGTGACTCTGCGTATATGTGCccttgcccaaagtcagccggGATGGGCTCAAGCTCATCTGTCACTCTGTGCAAGATTAGCAGCAACAAGAGGAATGGAAGGATGACGAtgattaagattttttttcatcgctTCAATGCTACTTAAAAGACAGTAAAGGAAAAATATGGAAGCCGGTTGCAAGAAACTGGTGCCCTTGAGAAAAGACACTAAAGTTCCGATAAGTTTTGTGTGGGACATACAGTACAAACTCCACTAACTATAGTGAGGCACACCGGTGGagctaagattttttttccttggagGGGCAATGGTGGTGGGGGGCGGGGCAAGGATATCTCAGTGGgttcacaaaacaacaacaaaaaacaaattcttcaTAAAACGTTGATAAAGAGATGTATAGCCAAAAGTCAATGATCTGGTCTCCGATCTCCGCCACCAGTGAGTCAACAAAGGTCCATTTCAAAGACTCAATTGAGTCACCATTCCTTGTCCGATAAAGTGTTACAGAAGTAATGAATGACAAAGTAATGATCACCCACCTCCAGCCTCTGCACCACCTCTTTTAAATCCTCAGTCTGGCTCTCCATCACGCTAATGCACACGGACTCGCCGCGCTCATAGAAGATGTCCAAGCATGGCCCGCCATCTTTTGTTTGGGCCACTGCTTTCCATCCGATGACGTCCCTGCAGGAGCAGTTAAATACCACCCTGCGCGTGCACCTCTCGATGAGCACCACCGACTCGGCCGAGATGCCCAGCAGACAGGGCAGCTTGTACTCTGCCGCCTCGCCCTCCTCCCCGCTGTCCACCATGACGGCCCACACCAGCGCCCCGGCACTATGCAGCTCCGCCCCTTTGGCGCCCTTCAACTTGTCTTTGCGCTTGCCTCCCAGGGAGAGCAGCGGGAACTTAGTGGAGGAGTCGATAGGCGTTGTGGTCACGTAGTTTTCAGCTAAGTCCTTCAGGTATTCTTGACGTGTGCGGGTGGCCATGGAGCGGAACTTTTCAGACTTTTCTGCGGCGTTCTCAGCATTGACTGCCTTGGCCAGGAGGAAGTCTCGGAAGGCTGGCGAGCGAGGGAAGAGAGCGCCCTTGGGGAAGAGCGGCCCAAATAATGGCATGTCTTTAGAGCGTGTCACAGCCACCCTGAGagggaaagagaaaaagatgATCGACAGATTAAAACAGGAAGCGTTTCGTATTTGTCTTGTTTGCCTTTGAGGATTTTGAGAGCGCACCTCCTCAGGTTTATAAATGTGAAAGTGGGCTTGATATGGTTTTGCAACACAGACACATTCAAGGCATCGCCGCAAACCTGTAATAAGTGTTGTCCGTGCAGGCCTCGTGAACTTGAACGATAATGAAGACGTGTTGGAAGTGGGAGCGGATGGATTTTGGCGTGAAGGGCAACGCGCCCGGCTCCTGGAACACAATGGTTACAATGTCGTTGCCGATGTGGCGCTTCCTCAGCAACTACAAAATGATGGAAAGTGGAATTGTTAGACAAACACACCACACATACATTAAGTCACCAAtcactttgactttttaaggCAATCGAGAGCTAAAATTTACAATTATCACCCTAACAGCTACAAATAGATCGAAATACATTTACAGTACTAGCATCTCCCCATAAATACACTTGCACAATCTAATATGATTTTATGCAGAAACTgaattaaacataaaaaatgatTACGAGACCAATTTTGGTTGATGCTGTCAGTGAAGTATTAATTGACGGACAAAGATCATTTTTGTGCTTGTAGTTTGcattgatgtattttttgagTAACTAGCAGTGTTGGCGTGTTAATTTTACCTGTTGAGTGTTGTTGGCTGTGTAGGGAAGCATGGTGGACACATGGAACATAATCTCATAGTCCTGGTAGCGTGTGTACAGCGAATGAGTCCCCGTCGAGTCAGCTGTAAAAGAAAACAGGAACATGTCATGCAAAGAAGTCGCAACATTATGTCTTTTCAGCCACGTGCAATTGCGAACCCGCAGTGAGAGCTATTTTGCAAAAAAGAGTCAAATGATGAGTTCAGTGATCTCAGGCTTACACGGCTACGCCTcctgaaacaaaacatgagtGTGGTGAGCGTTTTCACTTACTCTTGTTGTCCAGCTGAGCTCGGTATTTCTCCCAGCCCTTCAGTCGCACACGATCACCCAGCAGATCCAGAAACTCCTCAAATGCCGGACCGGAGCTCTCGTTGTTGTACATGTCCTCCTCGGAGCTCTGACCGCCTCGGCAATACATGATGCCGACCTTTCGCTGAAAATTTAgctagacaaaaaaaaaaagagagaaaggtTTGTGA
The sequence above is drawn from the Syngnathus acus chromosome 14, fSynAcu1.2, whole genome shotgun sequence genome and encodes:
- the zmp:0000001168 gene encoding signal-induced proliferation-associated 1-like protein 2, which produces MQSDDLFVRKFRRQNVRPPVAAVNFDPKREAGVVEWPPRREGDGSDGDNLTPSRAGLTLRAVGRGHIMQRSNSDVTLGDLDSGGKAGGKATRAVGEKVGVGAQGDSGALLHREYGSLSSLERQTQVQDAGTANQGPLSPNALRFKDPFLLLGLQGNPPEPDGFFRGLASVTGDSPKPAKPPKPEGLSKKSKPVPPQIPQPGAYDTIGGGAWVRNFAHYDVQSILFDLTEAATNRDSIGRKKNITSGASAASQMRPLSQGTPSSPALGGVGNCGMDDPEQSLLLDEGDGNDNELLLSCPHFRNETGGEEQVGLGLGLGLGRSQARRGLWLSPRTPNDAASVLEEPRESHIQQQGKSNYFIEHADLGAHYYRKYFYMKEHQNFFGMDDRLGPVAISFRREEKEGTSGAQYNYRIIFRTTEMKTLRGSILEESVPSAARHTTPRGLSPKRLLEFIMPELNLHCLRLASNSPKVRDTLLKLDEQGLNFQRKVGIMYCRGGQSSEEDMYNNESSGPAFEEFLDLLGDRVRLKGWEKYRAQLDNKTDSTGTHSLYTRYQDYEIMFHVSTMLPYTANNTQQLLRKRHIGNDIVTIVFQEPGALPFTPKSIRSHFQHVFIIVQVHEACTDNTYYRVAVTRSKDMPLFGPLFPKGALFPRSPAFRDFLLAKAVNAENAAEKSEKFRSMATRTRQEYLKDLAENYVTTTPIDSSTKFPLLSLGGKRKDKLKGAKGAELHSAGALVWAVMVDSGEEGEAAEYKLPCLLGISAESVVLIERCTRRVVFNCSCRDVIGWKAVAQTKDGGPCLDIFYERGESVCISVMESQTEDLKEVVQRLELVTRGCEALEVTPLRDGVGQPGFLMNEEGFVTELQRFCYAESGGLQLWARVVRLCGHSLVHLSTEERSRLLRTAHKIHITVIPPDENGKPRRSFSELYQKAIKDAECKPGEDQSGEAWVLDEREIKEEDGDKQPKEDSVNEADAAEDQVEGDGAEEHQGQSERDDPDSLLVPPSLPLLRATSLQDQTSTQEQECSQLTRSFSLERHSSYSQTSEGHIYDNVALKENRHIYENVGELIDNAPDLILAAKPKFALEDEQFIGDFGDEKASASESSLSSSRLSCVDRAERNSRALSLHNSITKILSETTDSTEEEWQSIADLATACRSILEALSREDRKAGDQSGTDTDGKFNTKESDSPGYLEEKVSQLEAMLKKLQDDLQKEKEDKAVLQAEVQSLRQNNQRLQEESQSTVARLIKVTELLCNVNKPS